From a single Vibrio tubiashii genomic region:
- a CDS encoding VirK/YbjX family protein, which translates to MSANYLNFVLSLPKVAEAVYPDIHGLKKLRYNARFCLWSLLKPGVLKQMQELFAQPDLKTITDVNPRLLEKPLKPYVCLNWRPEQRAKKIYEHFKILHEMYGRGFLDFYSNEGWLLAEIMDCKLLLCAGPEREGSLALKLTDEKNRDLFTLAFNLSTTPRREIHIGALQGPGDHISDRGEIIKSLTRGIHGLRPKALMLEVLLMLAREWQVDNVFGITNKGHIYQALRYTGSKRSSVTYNYAELWTEYGGEQVSKFMYKIPLQPPRKDPSTLKKTKRRLYTKRYAWIEETQDVVKTRLSEL; encoded by the coding sequence ATGTCAGCCAACTACCTTAATTTTGTTTTGTCGCTTCCTAAAGTCGCTGAAGCCGTATATCCGGATATTCATGGGCTTAAAAAGCTACGCTATAACGCGCGTTTTTGCTTATGGTCGTTGCTTAAACCAGGCGTCTTAAAACAGATGCAAGAACTCTTTGCTCAGCCCGATCTAAAAACCATTACGGACGTTAACCCGCGATTGCTCGAAAAGCCTCTTAAACCTTATGTTTGCTTGAACTGGCGCCCAGAACAGCGCGCGAAGAAAATCTATGAGCATTTTAAAATCCTCCATGAAATGTATGGTCGAGGATTCTTAGACTTTTACTCCAATGAAGGTTGGCTTCTTGCTGAAATTATGGATTGTAAGCTGCTGTTGTGCGCAGGGCCTGAAAGAGAAGGCTCATTGGCACTAAAACTGACAGATGAGAAAAACCGCGATCTGTTTACGTTGGCGTTTAATCTATCGACCACGCCACGCAGAGAAATCCACATTGGTGCACTACAAGGACCTGGGGACCATATTAGTGATCGAGGAGAGATCATTAAGTCACTGACTCGCGGTATTCATGGTTTACGTCCAAAAGCGTTAATGCTTGAAGTTTTGCTGATGCTTGCTCGCGAATGGCAAGTAGACAATGTTTTCGGTATTACAAACAAAGGGCATATCTATCAAGCATTGAGATACACAGGTTCGAAGCGTTCAAGTGTGACCTACAATTACGCTGAATTGTGGACCGAGTATGGCGGTGAACAAGTCTCGAAGTTTATGTACAAGATCCCACTTCAGCCACCGCGCAAAGATCCGAGTACACTTAAGAAAACGAAACGTCGTTTGTACACCAAACGCTATGCTTGGATTGAGGAAACACAAGATGTGGTCAAAACGCGTTTGAGTGAGCTTTAA
- a CDS encoding ATP-binding protein, with the protein MRRIYLESFIGLLILFTLSIFAYEYIIYELNPDYDYVLQEREGEAFRDMVLTIYQNQGKEAAIDTMERVAEKTAKTLFIVSSSEAPKDVTNFFAQDQSNLNIYFDEERHFWFKLLEPNEIYYISPDFQTELRQAIEFDDDIVWGFILGGFFVYSLCLILFLSRRVRLLENATVKFAQGDFNVRAPTKGRDSVGRLNTSFNYMADKISNLIASNRFLTNAVAHDLRTPIFRIQWQAEMLQDQNLSKEQHDKIASIIEDTEEMERMVDELLYFAKMERPETELSLEQLNLNRFLPEVVQRLPNSRDINIALDIESNVELCADRSLLKRGVVNLLSNAVKYAKDQVQLSVKESDGHLVLIVEDDGNGIPSEHWSSIFQPFYSADASRNKENSGFGLGLAIVDLIVKRHQGTVEVGQSTLGGAQFTLTFPKL; encoded by the coding sequence ATGCGCAGAATTTACTTGGAATCGTTTATCGGTTTATTGATCTTATTTACATTAAGTATTTTTGCGTATGAGTACATTATCTATGAACTCAATCCAGATTATGACTATGTACTGCAGGAAAGAGAAGGCGAAGCGTTCAGGGATATGGTGCTGACTATTTACCAAAACCAAGGTAAAGAAGCGGCTATTGATACCATGGAACGCGTCGCAGAAAAAACAGCCAAAACTTTATTCATTGTTAGCTCATCAGAAGCACCTAAAGACGTCACCAATTTTTTCGCCCAAGACCAATCAAATCTCAATATCTATTTTGATGAAGAAAGACATTTTTGGTTTAAGCTGTTAGAGCCCAACGAGATTTACTACATCTCACCAGATTTTCAAACCGAGTTACGCCAAGCAATTGAATTTGATGATGATATTGTTTGGGGCTTCATTCTCGGCGGCTTCTTTGTCTACTCACTGTGTTTGATTTTGTTCTTAAGCCGTAGAGTGCGGTTACTGGAAAATGCGACGGTTAAGTTTGCTCAGGGTGATTTCAACGTTAGGGCTCCGACTAAAGGCAGAGATTCTGTCGGTAGATTGAATACGAGCTTCAACTACATGGCAGATAAGATTTCTAACCTTATTGCAAGTAACCGTTTCCTAACCAATGCGGTTGCCCATGATCTGCGAACGCCAATTTTTAGAATTCAATGGCAAGCTGAAATGTTGCAAGACCAGAACTTGTCTAAAGAGCAGCATGACAAAATAGCGAGCATCATTGAAGATACCGAAGAAATGGAGCGAATGGTCGATGAGCTACTGTATTTCGCTAAGATGGAACGTCCTGAAACCGAGCTGAGTCTAGAGCAGCTTAATTTGAATCGTTTTCTACCTGAAGTTGTTCAGCGCTTACCAAACAGCCGTGATATTAATATTGCCCTTGATATCGAAAGCAATGTAGAGCTGTGTGCGGATCGTTCATTGTTAAAGCGCGGAGTGGTGAACTTGCTCTCGAACGCTGTTAAGTATGCGAAAGATCAAGTGCAGCTAAGCGTAAAAGAGTCTGATGGACACCTAGTGCTCATAGTAGAAGATGATGGTAACGGCATTCCTTCTGAGCATTGGTCATCAATTTTCCAGCCATTTTACAGTGCTGACGCGTCAAGAAACAAAGAAAACAGTGGATTTGGCTTGGGGCTTGCGATTGTTGACCTAATCGTTAAACGGCACCAAGGCACTGTTGAAGTCGGTCAAAGCACCTTGGGTGGCGCTCAATTCACCCTGACATTCCCTAAATTGTAA
- a CDS encoding response regulator, translated as MPNSANQTLFIVEDDPKLRQMLCEYFVSQEFSVTTFEEGESAIDAIVENQPDIVLLDLMLPGVDGLTICRQIRPSYSGKVLMLTASDDDYDHVAALEIGADDFVTKPIKPRVLLARMRMLLRRVEASTQSIPQAANSKVLEFGQLKLNDARKVCELAGEVVSMSDSEFDLLWALACSPDEVLSRDQLTKTLRGIEYDGLDRTVDNKIVSLRKKLGDTSATPKRIITVRGKGYLFVPDTW; from the coding sequence ATGCCAAATTCCGCTAATCAGACGCTCTTTATCGTTGAAGATGACCCTAAGCTTCGACAAATGCTGTGTGAATATTTTGTCTCTCAAGAGTTCAGTGTTACGACTTTTGAAGAAGGTGAAAGTGCCATTGATGCCATTGTTGAAAATCAGCCTGATATTGTTCTCCTCGATCTTATGCTCCCCGGTGTTGATGGGCTGACAATTTGTAGACAGATTCGTCCAAGCTACTCAGGTAAAGTGCTTATGCTGACAGCCAGTGATGACGATTATGATCATGTCGCAGCACTAGAAATTGGCGCAGATGACTTTGTAACAAAGCCGATTAAACCGCGAGTTTTGCTCGCTCGGATGAGAATGTTGTTAAGAAGAGTTGAGGCGAGTACTCAATCGATCCCGCAAGCAGCTAATTCGAAAGTGCTAGAGTTTGGTCAATTGAAGCTTAATGATGCACGTAAAGTTTGCGAACTGGCAGGCGAGGTGGTTTCAATGTCTGATAGTGAGTTTGACTTACTATGGGCTTTGGCCTGTTCTCCTGACGAAGTCTTGTCTCGGGATCAACTGACCAAGACGTTGAGAGGCATTGAGTATGATGGTCTAGATAGAACCGTCGACAACAAGATTGTGAGTTTGCGTAAGAAACTCGGTGACACATCTGCAACACCAAAACGCATCATTACTGTCAGAGGAAAAGGGTATTTGTTTGTCCCAGATACTTGGTAA
- a CDS encoding aromatic amino acid transporter: protein MDNVKQNHSLTTKSPSTLGGSCIIACVCVGAGMLGLPSAGAGAWIAWTLLILAMTMLIMTLSGCFLLEVLKNYPYKSSFDSITTDMLGKPVSCFNNIMIYFVGGILLYAYITSSGLIINQYMGLNPKLASILFVAVFSFFVWHSTRVVDKFSIVLMLFMVASFVFGITGLVFNIDLSEMWRDVNLEQSKFMFALVPVALASFGYHHAVSTMRDYYMDERKAQKAIVGGTTIAFFIYAVWLVSIYGNLPRMHFGEIIEKDGDINVLLSSLSSVIQTDFVSNVINAFSAAAILSSFVGVGLGVFDFLADVFNFKDNKRGRLKTWSVTFLPPLIFSLLLPFGFLVAIGFAASAAAIWACIIPALLVRKSRQSNLNKADNLLSSHNDYRAIGGKWSLVVVGVFGVSVIIIHIMTLTDSLPKFLG from the coding sequence ATGGATAATGTGAAACAGAATCATTCTCTAACGACAAAATCGCCTTCGACTCTTGGTGGGTCGTGCATCATTGCATGCGTATGTGTTGGAGCAGGAATGCTTGGTTTACCAAGCGCAGGTGCAGGTGCATGGATAGCTTGGACCTTGCTTATATTGGCGATGACCATGCTAATAATGACACTAAGTGGATGCTTTCTATTGGAAGTGTTAAAAAACTATCCCTATAAATCATCTTTTGATTCGATAACAACGGATATGTTAGGTAAACCAGTCAGCTGCTTCAACAACATAATGATCTATTTTGTTGGGGGCATTTTGCTTTATGCCTATATAACTTCATCGGGCCTAATAATAAATCAGTACATGGGATTAAACCCTAAGCTTGCTTCTATTTTGTTTGTCGCTGTATTTTCTTTTTTTGTCTGGCATTCAACTCGGGTTGTTGACAAGTTTTCAATCGTTTTAATGCTGTTTATGGTTGCTAGCTTCGTGTTTGGTATTACTGGGCTAGTGTTTAACATCGACCTGAGTGAAATGTGGAGAGATGTCAATCTGGAGCAAAGTAAGTTTATGTTTGCTTTGGTTCCTGTAGCATTGGCCTCATTTGGTTATCATCATGCCGTTTCGACCATGCGGGATTACTACATGGATGAACGGAAAGCGCAAAAGGCAATTGTTGGAGGTACGACAATTGCCTTTTTTATTTATGCAGTTTGGCTGGTAAGTATCTATGGTAATCTACCAAGAATGCACTTTGGCGAAATAATTGAAAAGGACGGCGATATCAATGTCTTACTCAGCAGCTTAAGTAGTGTAATACAGACAGACTTTGTCTCTAATGTCATTAATGCTTTCTCTGCAGCTGCAATTTTATCCAGTTTCGTTGGTGTCGGGCTTGGGGTATTCGATTTTTTAGCGGACGTTTTCAATTTTAAAGATAACAAGAGAGGCCGATTAAAAACTTGGTCAGTGACCTTTTTACCACCACTCATATTTTCATTGTTACTTCCCTTTGGCTTTCTCGTCGCAATTGGTTTTGCGGCATCAGCGGCGGCGATTTGGGCATGCATCATTCCAGCATTGTTAGTCCGAAAATCTAGGCAAAGCAATCTGAATAAGGCAGACAATTTGCTTTCTAGCCACAACGACTACAGAGCCATTGGAGGAAAGTGGTCGCTTGTTGTCGTTGGAGTGTTTGGTGTCAGTGTCATCATCATTCACATCATGACCTTAACGGATTCATTGCCCAAGTTTTTAGGCTGA
- a CDS encoding IbrB-like domain-containing protein — MESKFVMSLLSSDGLKDVGHLDASVALYNQVTHLLCKLNPNLPPVCNVQMLKLEMISANHYNPNKMASPENRLLKHSIQQDGLTMPVIVNQISGCDQYVLIDGFHRFELIKSNSELQPISGYVPAIVMNKSEEKSMSTSVRHNVARGTHQVELTAKLVMQLRELEWSNEKICRELGMDRDEVLRMQQVTGLAAAFKDQDFSEAWE; from the coding sequence ATGGAAAGTAAGTTTGTTATGTCACTGCTTAGTTCAGACGGGTTAAAAGACGTTGGGCATCTGGATGCTTCTGTCGCTTTATATAATCAAGTTACCCACTTATTGTGTAAATTGAACCCAAATCTCCCCCCAGTTTGCAATGTACAGATGCTGAAATTAGAGATGATATCGGCAAACCACTACAATCCAAACAAGATGGCCTCACCAGAAAATCGGTTACTCAAGCATTCTATTCAACAAGATGGCCTAACAATGCCGGTTATCGTGAATCAAATCTCGGGTTGTGACCAATACGTGTTAATTGATGGATTCCATCGATTCGAATTGATCAAATCAAACTCAGAGTTACAACCTATATCAGGATACGTCCCCGCGATTGTGATGAATAAATCTGAAGAAAAGAGTATGTCAACTTCAGTACGACACAATGTCGCTCGTGGAACACATCAGGTCGAGTTAACCGCGAAACTTGTTATGCAATTAAGAGAATTAGAGTGGAGTAACGAGAAAATATGCCGTGAACTTGGAATGGATCGCGATGAGGTATTACGAATGCAGCAAGTGACAGGCTTAGCAGCCGCATTTAAAGATCAAGACTTTTCAGAGGCTTGGGAGTAA
- a CDS encoding DUF3440 domain-containing protein, producing the protein MVRQRSRKKSLLGKDVMLAAQERISYIYDHFEHLYVSFSGGKDSGVLLNLAIEEAQRRDRLPVDTLIVDFEAQYKETEGFIERMVATNKIRPYWICLPIGLRNSVSQFEPKWVCWDERKKVNWVRKLPDVFGVFNDPNELPFFYPGMEFEDFVFDFAHWYQQQKQTKIAVLIGLRSDESLNRYNTIKNQYKDKFHHLPWTTKMQQDVYMAYPIYDWKTRDIWIANGRRQWDYNKVYDLMHKAGVSISQQRLCQPFGDEQRKGLWLYQILEPDTWQKLVDRVEGCNFGARYSKEQGRIVGYYRFKLPPGFTYRQYSKHLLSTMPPHVEKHYRERIYKFLQWWRRNGHHKGIRRIPDFADSKLEAKKQVPSWRRICKVLIKNDYWCRGLSFGYNKAVAQQYHSLYNDYVGHGGFYGK; encoded by the coding sequence ATGGTTCGGCAACGAAGTCGTAAAAAGTCTCTGCTCGGTAAAGATGTCATGCTCGCGGCGCAAGAGCGGATTTCATATATCTATGACCATTTTGAACACCTCTATGTCTCCTTCTCGGGTGGAAAGGATTCAGGAGTGTTACTTAACCTTGCCATTGAAGAAGCTCAGCGCAGAGACCGACTGCCAGTTGACACATTAATTGTTGATTTTGAAGCTCAATATAAGGAAACCGAAGGATTTATAGAGCGTATGGTCGCGACCAATAAGATTCGCCCATACTGGATCTGCCTACCTATTGGTTTGCGCAATTCGGTATCTCAGTTCGAGCCCAAGTGGGTGTGTTGGGACGAAAGGAAAAAGGTGAATTGGGTGCGTAAACTGCCTGATGTGTTTGGGGTATTTAACGACCCAAACGAGCTCCCTTTTTTCTACCCTGGAATGGAGTTTGAGGATTTTGTGTTTGATTTCGCGCACTGGTATCAACAACAAAAACAAACAAAGATTGCAGTGCTAATTGGCTTAAGATCTGATGAATCCTTGAATCGCTACAACACAATTAAAAATCAATATAAAGACAAATTCCATCATTTACCGTGGACGACGAAAATGCAGCAAGACGTCTACATGGCTTACCCTATATACGACTGGAAAACGCGAGATATCTGGATTGCGAATGGTCGTAGGCAATGGGATTACAACAAAGTCTACGATCTGATGCACAAAGCTGGTGTCTCTATTTCTCAGCAGCGCCTTTGCCAACCGTTTGGCGATGAACAGCGCAAAGGGCTCTGGCTCTATCAGATTCTAGAGCCCGACACTTGGCAAAAGCTGGTTGATCGCGTTGAAGGGTGTAACTTCGGCGCGAGGTATTCGAAAGAGCAGGGACGTATTGTTGGTTACTATCGTTTTAAACTGCCTCCCGGGTTTACCTATCGTCAATATAGTAAACATTTACTCAGTACTATGCCTCCGCATGTCGAGAAGCATTACCGTGAGCGCATCTATAAATTCCTTCAATGGTGGCGCCGCAACGGACACCATAAAGGGATTCGACGTATTCCTGACTTCGCCGATTCTAAGTTAGAGGCAAAAAAACAAGTCCCGAGTTGGAGGAGGATATGCAAAGTTCTGATAAAGAATGACTATTGGTGCAGAGGGCTTTCATTTGGCTACAACAAAGCGGTTGCTCAGCAATACCATTCTTTGTACAACGATTATGTCGGACATGGAGGCTTTTATGGAAAGTAA
- a CDS encoding DUF2986 domain-containing protein yields MNRKKKINQILKAKQKKMNSKLHKSNKPRYISKAERAKMEEEEQSQQQVEATELAEEQPETNDK; encoded by the coding sequence ATGAACCGTAAAAAGAAGATCAACCAGATCCTGAAAGCCAAGCAAAAGAAGATGAATTCTAAGTTGCACAAGAGCAACAAGCCTCGCTACATCTCTAAAGCAGAGCGAGCGAAAATGGAGGAAGAAGAGCAGAGCCAGCAGCAGGTTGAAGCTACTGAATTAGCAGAAGAACAACCTGAGACCAATGATAAGTAA
- a CDS encoding alpha/beta fold hydrolase — protein sequence METIKTILNGNHYRYSFHHCPGSDQYAIFLLGALQDIESVDSFSKHFATKLNCITVEVPGTGHTENLESTISIRTQAMMLLDLIDYLGVNSAHIIGFSYATAVAVELCDIWPNVLTMSICGGVPGIPSSGRLATKKMIAAAMDNPHSFAKSFTESLTVSNNDIPRNKAIIKATVRNITNMAQDRIDIFFENSVRLLVHTPTNIGNISIPCTVCIGEYDPYVTKETAGKFASQLKNGRLVVIKNADHLVHLQHPDKVATAMLAQANASIELQHTLAALT from the coding sequence ATGGAAACTATAAAAACGATCTTAAATGGCAACCACTATCGCTATTCTTTTCACCACTGCCCGGGCTCGGATCAGTATGCGATATTTTTATTAGGAGCACTGCAAGATATAGAAAGCGTAGATTCGTTTTCGAAACACTTCGCTACTAAACTCAATTGCATTACTGTCGAAGTTCCTGGCACTGGTCATACAGAAAACCTTGAATCAACGATCAGTATTCGTACTCAAGCGATGATGCTGCTCGATTTAATTGATTATCTAGGCGTCAACAGCGCACATATTATCGGCTTTTCTTACGCAACAGCCGTTGCTGTAGAACTTTGCGATATCTGGCCGAATGTGCTCACTATGTCGATATGTGGTGGCGTCCCTGGAATCCCTTCTTCAGGGCGCTTAGCAACGAAAAAAATGATCGCTGCAGCCATGGACAACCCACATAGTTTCGCTAAGTCATTCACCGAATCGCTTACCGTGAGTAATAACGATATTCCAAGGAATAAAGCCATCATTAAGGCGACAGTGCGAAATATTACCAACATGGCTCAGGATAGGATCGATATCTTCTTCGAAAACTCAGTGAGGTTACTGGTTCACACCCCTACCAATATCGGAAATATCTCCATACCATGCACCGTTTGTATCGGTGAATACGATCCCTATGTCACCAAAGAAACTGCTGGCAAATTTGCTAGCCAATTAAAAAATGGCCGACTTGTTGTCATCAAAAACGCCGATCATTTGGTGCATTTACAACACCCCGACAAAGTCGCTACTGCAATGCTCGCCCAAGCGAATGCCTCAATAGAGTTACAACACACGCTTGCAGCATTGACCTAA
- a CDS encoding LabA-like NYN domain-containing protein has product MEKIAIFVDVQNIYYTTRDKYRANFDYNQFWYIATEGQQVVEANAYAISSHDPKQRQFHHILRGIGFNVKLKPYIQRHDGSSKGDWDVGIALDVYEAASKVDRVILLSGDGDFELLVDRVQKRFGTRVDVYGVPGLTAQALIDVSDKYIPIEESLLITR; this is encoded by the coding sequence ATGGAAAAAATCGCGATTTTTGTCGATGTTCAGAACATCTATTACACCACTAGAGATAAGTATCGAGCGAACTTTGATTACAACCAGTTTTGGTACATCGCGACTGAAGGTCAGCAAGTCGTAGAAGCTAATGCTTATGCGATTTCCTCTCATGATCCTAAGCAGCGTCAATTTCACCATATTCTGCGTGGTATCGGCTTTAACGTTAAACTCAAACCTTATATTCAACGACATGATGGCAGTTCAAAAGGGGATTGGGACGTAGGGATAGCCTTAGACGTCTATGAAGCGGCGTCAAAGGTGGATCGCGTCATACTTCTCTCCGGTGATGGAGACTTCGAGCTGTTGGTCGACCGAGTTCAAAAACGTTTTGGCACTAGGGTTGATGTCTATGGCGTGCCTGGTTTAACGGCTCAAGCTCTTATTGATGTGAGTGATAAGTACATACCGATCGAGGAATCACTGCTAATAACGCGTTAG
- the cobA gene encoding uroporphyrinogen-III C-methyltransferase → MSMTPISPSNLGFVSLVGAGPGDPDLLTVKGYRVIQQAEVVVYDRLVSPEILALANSDAEMIYVGKKLDFHCVPQDQINQILVEKAQQGKKVVRLKGGDSFIFGRGGEELEELAEQGIRFEVVPGITAAAGATAYAGIPLTHRDHAQSVQFITGHVQKDGREIEWHSLAQSNNTLVFYMGLKQSGYITEKLLETGLDSTMSCAIIENGTRREQRVFTGALKDLPNMAKEAVSPALIVVGSVTSLHDKLKWFN, encoded by the coding sequence ATGAGCATGACTCCCATCTCTCCATCAAACCTTGGCTTTGTTTCTTTAGTCGGTGCTGGGCCAGGCGACCCAGATTTACTAACCGTGAAAGGCTATCGAGTGATTCAACAAGCAGAAGTTGTGGTCTATGACCGTCTAGTCTCTCCAGAGATTCTGGCGTTAGCCAACAGCGATGCTGAAATGATTTATGTTGGGAAAAAGCTAGATTTTCACTGTGTTCCTCAAGACCAAATTAATCAGATTCTGGTAGAGAAAGCACAGCAAGGTAAGAAGGTTGTCCGTCTTAAAGGCGGAGATTCATTTATATTTGGTCGTGGTGGAGAAGAGCTAGAAGAGCTTGCCGAACAGGGCATTCGCTTTGAAGTCGTTCCGGGTATCACCGCCGCTGCGGGTGCGACGGCTTATGCGGGGATCCCATTAACACATCGCGATCACGCGCAAAGTGTTCAGTTCATTACGGGTCATGTGCAGAAAGATGGCCGTGAAATCGAATGGCACTCTTTGGCTCAGTCTAATAACACACTCGTGTTCTACATGGGATTAAAGCAAAGTGGTTACATCACTGAAAAATTGCTGGAAACTGGGCTAGATTCGACTATGTCGTGCGCCATTATTGAAAATGGCACCCGACGTGAACAAAGGGTGTTTACAGGAGCGCTGAAAGATTTGCCAAACATGGCAAAAGAGGCGGTTAGCCCAGCGTTAATTGTTGTCGGCAGCGTGACCTCTTTGCACGATAAACTGAAGTGGTTTAACTAA
- a CDS encoding formate/nitrite transporter family protein has protein sequence MSTDFKPAEFVQTMINVGEAKTKTSARDLLLRGTMAGIILSLAVVVAITTIVQTGVGVVGALVFPVGFVILSVMGYDLVTGVFGLAPLAKFEGRPGITWNRVFRCWGLVGLGNLIGSLIVAYLVAISLTGNFSLELNAVAKKFIAVSTARSAGFEAMGMDGWITCFVRGIFCNLMVCLGVIGNMSARTVAGRVAMMWFPIFIFFALVFEHTVVNMFLFPLGMILGADFGIATWLNFNLIPTILGNIVGGLIMTCIPLYLTHAKTAPSLSDEEEVNAKPALAK, from the coding sequence ATGTCTACAGACTTTAAACCTGCTGAATTCGTGCAAACAATGATCAATGTTGGCGAAGCAAAAACGAAAACCAGTGCTCGCGATTTGCTTCTTCGCGGTACAATGGCGGGCATCATTCTGTCTCTTGCGGTCGTTGTGGCTATCACAACAATCGTTCAAACAGGTGTTGGTGTGGTTGGCGCACTTGTTTTCCCAGTGGGCTTTGTCATCCTATCAGTCATGGGCTATGACCTAGTGACAGGTGTTTTTGGTCTTGCTCCTCTGGCAAAATTCGAAGGCCGCCCGGGTATCACGTGGAACCGAGTATTCCGCTGCTGGGGTCTTGTTGGTCTAGGTAACCTTATTGGTTCACTGATTGTTGCGTACCTAGTGGCTATTTCTCTAACAGGTAACTTCTCACTTGAATTGAACGCAGTTGCGAAGAAATTCATCGCTGTTTCAACTGCTCGTAGTGCAGGTTTTGAAGCGATGGGCATGGACGGATGGATTACCTGTTTCGTACGTGGCATCTTCTGTAACCTAATGGTTTGTTTAGGTGTGATTGGTAACATGTCGGCTCGCACTGTTGCTGGTCGTGTCGCAATGATGTGGTTCCCAATCTTCATCTTCTTTGCACTTGTATTCGAGCACACAGTTGTAAACATGTTCCTATTCCCACTAGGTATGATTTTAGGTGCGGATTTTGGTATCGCGACTTGGTTGAACTTCAACCTTATTCCAACCATCCTTGGTAACATCGTTGGTGGTTTGATCATGACATGTATCCCGCTATACCTGACTCATGCAAAAACAGCGCCTTCTCTAAGCGATGAAGAAGAAGTTAATGCCAAGCCAGCACTAGCGAAATAA
- the nirD gene encoding nitrite reductase small subunit NirD, which yields MAFTKVCNIEDIIPGTGVVALFEGEQVAIFRPRATEEVFAINNMDPFFQSNVLSRGLIVEHDEQLWVASPLKKQRFNLATGVCMEDERMSVKLYKARVAKGKVEIAA from the coding sequence ATGGCATTTACAAAAGTTTGCAACATCGAAGACATCATCCCAGGCACTGGCGTAGTCGCACTATTTGAGGGTGAGCAAGTGGCTATCTTCCGCCCACGAGCGACTGAAGAAGTGTTCGCAATCAACAATATGGACCCGTTTTTTCAGTCAAATGTACTGTCACGTGGCCTGATCGTTGAGCACGATGAGCAGCTATGGGTAGCAAGTCCACTGAAGAAGCAACGCTTTAACCTAGCAACCGGTGTGTGTATGGAAGATGAACGCATGAGCGTGAAATTATACAAAGCACGCGTTGCAAAAGGTAAGGTTGAAATCGCGGCTTAA